Sequence from the Fragaria vesca subsp. vesca linkage group LG4, FraVesHawaii_1.0, whole genome shotgun sequence genome:
GCTGTACTTTCAGCATGCCAGATGCTGTGTATTCTGCCATGTTTGTCCACACTCTTCATACCCTGGGGACACCATTTTTCAACACTGTCAACCACATGGATGTGCTTATCTGTAGAACCTTACAACCTATGATATGCTGCTGCACTGAATCTGAAGTTGGTAGATTGGGGAAGTTTCTCTGTGAGACCTTGAAGATTGCTTACTATTGGAAGGTGATAATTTATCTGTTTTCATTCAACCGCACTGTTCTTATAGTTATGTGTCATATTAGGGTCTTTGATAGTACTTCAAACTCTTGTATATTCTTTTTACCAATTTTTTGTTTAGACTTATGGTATCTGCTTCTTTAACAGAGTGATGAATCTATTTATGAGCGTGAGTGCGGAAACATGCCGGGCTTTGCTGTCTATTATAGATTTCCAGACAGCCAGCGGGTCCGATATGGCCAGTTTGTCAAGGTGAGTTCATGGGCATCTCTTTATTTAATGTTAAGTTATAAAAAGCCTGCAAGAACAATCTTATTAAGAAGTTTCTAACTGAGGTCAGTCCATTTGGTCGGTTCATGTACTCCTACAATCTTTTCAGCAGTAGCTTATTACAATTATCAAATATTGCCCATGAACTCTACCAGATGAGCTTGCATATCCAGTCTCATGCTCATATAGGTAGCTGAGTTCTTAATGTGCTGGTTTTTTGAGTTTTTGTTACACGATTCAACTTTTATCCTTTCTTTTTAGTCATGCGCAAACATCTTCATAATGCGTAGTCTGTGCTTGAACCTATCCATATGGCATGATTCTTTTCTAATGATCTTATAACCATCAATATTGCATCTGTGTATGACTATGGTCATGAAGTCCTTCCTTGCTTGGAATTCTTTTCTTTTTCCTAGTATGTTCGTGATTTAAATTTGTAATAGGTGCACTGGAAATGGAGTCAAAGGATCACAAGATTATTGGGTCAGTGTCTGGAATCTACGGAGTACATGGAAATTCGAAATGCTCTCATAATCTTATCAAGAATTTCTAGTGTTTTTCCAGTTACTAGAAAGAGTGCGTTGAACCTCGAAAAACGGGTAAGAACTGTTTCAAATAGCTATTTCTGGGGTTTTAGCTGCAGCTGCATCATTGTGTTTATGTTCTTGCCCCTATATTTTCAGGTCTCCAAGATCAAAGGTGATGGGAGAGAGGACCTCAAGGTGTTGGCAACAAGTGTTGGTGCTTCTTTGGCTGCTAGAAAGGTTTGTTGTACCTTTTGGGGCATATTTTCAGCTTAGCATAGGGAATGTAGAAAAAAAAAAAAAAAAAAAAAAAAAAAAAAACCCAAAATTTCCTGCGAGCAAGCCTTGAATTTGGGGGTTGCTGGCATGTATCCATTGGGTTCTTTTACCATCCCTACCTTAGAGATTTCAACTTTTATTGATAACTTTGTTAATACTTTACAGCCTTCTTTGGTTTCGGATGAAGAATTTTGTATGGGATACGTTGAACTAAAGTCTGCATCATCTTCAAAGCCTTTGGCCAGTAATTCAGGAGCTATACATAGCGGTCCTGCCGTTAATAATTCTCAAACTGAACCTGCTGGCGGAAAAGCAGGAACTCTTGTCTCCCAACACGCTGAATTAATAGATTCAGCCAGAGACCACGTGTCAAAAGCTAAACCTGCAGATGGGAGGTCGGAAAGAGCAGAAAGTGTCTCAACTGCAAAATCTGATCCAGGGCATCTAAAACATAAAGGTGCCTCGTTGGTGAATGGCTCAGATGCTCAGGCATCTGTACCATCAGCTACTTTACAAGCTGGAACAGCAAGGCCTATCGAAAATCAAGTACAACTGAACGAAACCTCAACTAGAAGGGCGGAAGAAAATACGGGAAAACTTGCCGCAAAGAACACTTCAGAATCTGAGGTATTATATTTTGGAGAAAAAACTCTCTTTTTAAATATTCTGTGTCTGAATACTTCGTTACGCTCTAGCTATTGTTTAGGGATCACTTGCTGTTATATTTCCACAGAAGCTCTTGAGCACCTCATGATCATGCTTAGTTACAATGAAGTTGCTAGTGCGATCACATTCATTTCCCCTATGCATCTCCACCATTCACCATTTTAGTTTCCAAAGAGACATGGAAGAATTTCCTTATTTCTTGGAGCCTTTAGTTTAAGAATTATTTGTAGATTTTTATTGCCAAAACAGAGTTAACTGTCTTTGTCGTGGTTGATAGAGATTGCCTTTGTCATCTTTCTCCCACTCTGAGCATGTCATTATAGTTGATGAAATAACAAAAGGTGGGTTTCATTATTATATGATGTCATTGAAACGTTCTGTTTTGTTAAAATCTGTTTTCCTCTGGTGACAGTTGAGGGCCCAAGCAAAACGGTCTGTTCCTGCTGGGGCTAAGCCATTAAAACAAGACCTTGTGAAGGACGAAAGTAGATCTGGAAAAGCAGCTGGGGCTACTAATGTCTCTTCCATCACAGCAAATGGTAGCACGGTACCATCTTTGGGGAAAGGTTCAGCTTCATTAGGTATTGAATCAAAAGTGGAGGCTGGATCTGCAAAGATTTCCAATACAAGGATTCCTTCTTCAAAGGAAGAAGGTGCTGAGGTTTCTGATGTGGCAAGGCCCCCTTCTTCTCGATTCGTTAATTCTCCTAGACATGATAGTTCTGCTACACTCTCCAAGTCCAGTGATAAACTTCAAAAAAGAACCGGCCCTGCAGAAGAAACAGATAGACAAAGTAAACGCCGGAAAGGGGAGGCTGAAATGAGAGATTCTGAGGGTGAAGCTCGGTTGTCTGACCGAGAGAGGTCCGTTGATGCTAGACTGTTGGATCTAGACAAATCAGGAAGCGATGATAGAAGTGTTTATAAGGCCACTGAGAAGGCTTCAGATCGGTCTAAAGATAAAGGAAATGAAAGACATGATAAGGATCACAGGGAAAGAGCGGACCGTCCTGATAAGTCACGCGGAGATGATTTAGTTGAGAGATCCAGAGATAGGTCAATGGAGAGACATGGAAGGGATCATTCAGCTGAGAAATTGCAAGAGAGGGGTTCAGATAGGAGTTTCGATAGACTGCCTGAAAAATCAAAGGATGAGAAAGGTAAAGGGCGTTACAGTGATATATCCACTGAAAAATCTCATGTTGATGAACGATATCACGGACAAAGCTTACCTCCACCACCACCCTTACCTCCTCACATTGTTCCTCAATCTGTTAGTTCCGGAAGAAGAGATGAAGACTCAGATAGAAGGACAACTACAAGGCATACTCAAAGGCTTTCTCCGAGACATGATGAGAAGGAACGTAGAAGATCTGAAGAAAATTCCTCAATTTCTCAAGATGATTCGAAGCGTAGAAGAGAAGATGATTTTCGAGAGAGAAAACGTGATGACCGTGAGGGGATCTCAGTAAAGGTATGTATTGGGACTAGTTATTACAATTGAGCTGTGCAGTTATAATGAAGGTGTATATTGTTTGGAATACGTTATATTGACAATCGTGTCTTAAACCAATGAATTTTAGCAATATCTTGGTCTTGGAAATAATCAATAGTGTTTGCTCGTATTGCATATATATCCAAGGGAAAATGACAATACTACCCTATGCCTTTTCGGTTGGTAGTTTTAAAATTGTAAGAATTGTATACCTCTCATACTTGATTGTCAGTTTGACTGTTAACTAATATGATGTGACATAAATGAGACCATGACACCAATAAAATCTCAGGGTCACTTTCATCTTGTCCTTTTATTCTATATTCAGCACATAGCAACCTACTGTTTCAAAATTGCTACTGTCAGTTTGATTGTCTATCTAACTATTAACTGCTGGGATTACATTGTTTCTAGCAACCTGATAGGCCATCTAGATTGGTCTTTATTTAGTAGTCTTCGAGACAATAACCTTTAGTAACTTCATCATGCCCAACTGGTATGGAACCCGATGACTTGAGAGAGTATATACATGAAACTGTTCTGTTTCATTGTGGTTTTATGCGCACATATTTTGAGTTTTGCATCAGCAACTTGCAAGTTTTGTACTGATTTTCTGTTTAGAACTTAATGAACTCACTGTCTTTTGCTGTATGTAGGTGGATGAGAGGGATAGGGACAGGGACAGGGACAGGGAAAGGGAGCGGGAGAAAGAAAGGGAGAAAGCCAACCTATCGAAGGAGGATCCAGACATGATTGCAGCTTCTAAGAGGCGGAAACTTAAACGAGATCTGTCTTCTGTGGAAGCTGGTGAGTACTCACCAGTTCACCCTCCCCCTCCCCTCTCTATTAACTTGTCCCAGTCATACGATGGAAGGGATAGGGGAGAACGGAAAGGACCCATTGTCGCACGCACGGGTTACGTAGAGGAACCAAGTTTGAGGATTCATGGTAAAGAAGTATCCAACAAGATGACTCGCCGTGATACAGACCCGTATCCTTGAATGCTTAATTTTCAGTTCAATTTTTCTTCTGTCTTGCTTGAATCTATCTATTGCTGCTCTCATGTGCATTTATGGAATACACACATTGAACAAATGAAGCATTCTTAGTTTCGCATTTGATATTTGTGCTCTTATTGACTTAATTTCATTTCAAAGCAAGGTGTAGCATAGTGTAATGCACTGTGATAGGTTTCATGAATATCCTTTTAAGAGTGCTGAATGGAATCCTATTTTCAGAACTAGGTTGAGATCTATCATGAGCATCGCTGTGTGCATAGATGTATATATTGTAAGTCAGTTACACTTCTGTGCAATTGTGTTGCGAGTCCTTAACCATGTTATAGGATGTACGAATGGGATGACGATAAAAGGCGAGGTGAACAAAAACGAAGGCATCGGAAGAATTAGAAAATTCTGGGTTGCTGGCAAGATGTACTCTACGCATCCATAGAAGTTATGCAGTGTTCTCTGTTTTGTAACAGATAATTTTTGAAAAATAATATATTCATGGCTAAATAGTTGTTAATTTGTACAATCCCATAATTGGGGGTAGTGATAGACGCCTATTGTGTCCACAATTGTACAGTTAGTTAATTAAGTAAATGTATCCTGGTGCCCGCAGAGTAACTGACCTCGTTCATTTTCTTACATCTAACTGCTCCATTTGAAGTATAAAAGAGCTGGTACCTTTGGTCTAAACTATCAGAATCCTGGGAATAATAATTGCTCCACGCCAACTTATATTTTTCACCTGCTGTGCTTAACATAAGTTAAAACCTTTTCTTTTATTTACTGCGGGAGTTATTTCACATTAATCTAACAGTGTATGAAGCTAAATTCTCGGCGCTGTGAAATCTTTCCTGTGGTTGGTTTCTCCTGAAACAGTAAATCACAACACAGAAAGACCAGCCAACTCCTAGACTCGAGATGAAATTGCATTCAAGAGAACAGAGAAGTCGCAACAAAAACATTGTTTATAGCATTGAAGTGTTACGCCAAAGCAATGCCCTTGACATACATATCTTTACAAAATGACTTGTTGCCTAGAATAGTTACAACAAAGCATTTCTATCAAACATACTCTTGATAAACGGCTCAAGCATGCATGCATGTATTCCACAACCTTATACAGTTAGTGTCACTGAGATTAATTAGGCCATGTTAATCTCTGTGTATGATTAGTTGCATTGGTTGTTTGAGTGTAAAATTAACTTTAATTCCTAGACATGTAGCGTGACTCGTGAACCAGATTTGTGAGGATATGATCAAGTATCTCGTGAGACATTTATTATCGAGGCTAAATCAAGCCTACTGGGAGATCAAACAATCTTTTAGGCAAATCCAGGTAGCTCTCGATTTATCGTTGAATTAATGATAGATTGTTTAGATACTAAGATCGAGCAATATTCTTAATAGTGATTAAAGGAATATACATATAACAGCCTAGTCCCTACCATTGAGATATTGTCCGTTTTGGGCCCACCGGTCCTCACGGTTTTGTTTTTGAGGTTTCACCCCAAAACACGTCTCAATGTAAGGTGCTCGCTCTGCACATATAAGCATAGCAACTTATCTCCCCCAGACGATATGGGACGGGTGCACCTACTAGCCTGTCTGCCTAGTTAGGTCACCACAATACATGTGCATGACGTGAAGAACCATTATTTTGGGTTCTGTTTGATTAGGGAATGCAATATGTGCACAGCGTCCAGATTCATGCAAAGGTGCAATTGCATTGCCTTGAGGATTTTATTCCTTATTTGTGGAAATCTGATTGCATGAGGAACAAGTCCAAAGGATTTCTACAAGGATTTCATTCCTTATTGGTATATTTATGAATGAGGTGATGCACGTGAAATTACTTGATCAAACGGGTATAATTAGTTGCATTGGTCTACAAATAGGGTTTAGATCCGTATCCTTGACAAACACCATTATAAGTACCAATCACAGATATGAACACCCCAAATACAAATAGGTTTATCGATCATAACCAAAACGCTAATGGCCATTGGCACATTGGGATCACCTCACACGCCTGACCTTCACAACTTACCTGACCTTGTTCTTGACAAAATCCTTTCATTCCTTCCGACTAAAGCTGCCGTCCAGGTGAGCTTTCCTTCCAAACAATGGCAAGGTGTAGTCACCTCATTCCCTACACTTGATTTCAATGAGCATGATGATTTTGAGCGCCACCTTGGTGCTTACTTTCTCCAAGAACGTCAACATCGTAGGTTCATCAACTTCTTGGAGGGGTATTTAGATTTTCGTAACAAGTACGGCCAGAAAGAGCCCCTGGATAAACTAAGTCTTCATATGAGGTTGTATTGGCATCCAGACGACAATAATATTATAGCTAAGTGGTTGAGATATGCATGTCAGATAGGCCTCAAAGAGTTGGATATCTGTCCAGGGGCAAGTGTCACTGAGCATCTGGTTAAAAGTGAGTGGCCGCCGGAATTTCCTTTGTACAAGTACTTTTACCGCTTGCCTTTGATCGCCATTGCTAGTGCAAAATCTTTAACTAGTCTAAAACTAGGATGTGTAAACGTTCCGGAACTCCACCGTGTGGGAGTAGTTCAGCCGCCACTTTTCCCGTCTTTGACAATTCTGTCCTTGAAAGCTGTAAGGGTTGATACGGACCAAGCTCTCAATTCTGTTCTACGTGAGTGCCCGTCCATCGCGTACCTCTCATTAACATATTGTTCGATTGGAAATTCCAAGTGTTATGTTTGCTGCTCAAGTCTCAAATACTTGGAAGTTAAGTTTTGCGGGGTTGATGATATTCGAGTTGATCAAGCCTTCAATCTCGAATCTTTTTCATTTGTTTCAGAGCGAGATTCAAGATGTGAAAATATGATCTTGAATAGTGCCTTCAACTTGAAATTTATCAATGTTTCAGTTGATTACATGGGGGAATTTTCTTTACTGGGATGCCATCGTGCACTAGAGGCCTCAATCCAGTCCAAAAGGATCCATCGGTTCGAGTTCTTTGATGGTTATTTGAGTGCCAAGCTTTCCTTTAAAGATCAGAGTCATGATGAGACCATAATTATTGATGAGGCCACAATTTTAGTTGGGGAACTTTGGGACCAAGAACGGTTGTCGTCAGATTCAACATATGTTCCCAGGTTGGTGAGCTTCATTAAAAGTTTTAGCCGCTGCAAGGAAGTAAGCCCCTACAATAAAAAAGTTCAGGCTCTCACCATTTTTAAAAACTATAGAAAGATGACCTCTTTGCCACCATTGCCTGTAACTTCCGCTTTGCTGGTGAGGATACCGAACCCACCAGTAGTAGGAAGTAGAGACTTTATAGAATTGGAGGACTCGTTGCGATGGATTGCACCTTCTGCAAAGCTATTGATCATGCCGGTGGATGTTGAAGAGGACAGAAAGAAAGTAGACCAGAGAGCTAGGTCGACATGGAGGCCATAGACGAATAAGAGAGGTATATATAGAATATTCAAGGTTATGATCGAGCTGCTTGTCCACTTTCAACTCCTGATTTCTTGATTCATAACTTCCTGTACTAAAACTGAAAGCAGCTTCAGCAAATGAGGTCTACGAATTATAAGATGAAGATGCTTAGATATGCCCTTTTTATGTTGATTAATGTTAACTTTTTATTGATATGCGCCCTTTTTATGTTGAATTGCTAGCTCTTACTAAAGGATTAAAGATTGAAACAACGGCTAAGGGTATGTAGGATGAGAATGCATGTCTGCGATCAATTAGATGTTTAGAGCTTTTGGAGCAAGTGAAAAGCTCATTGGAATTCTGGTGGGTGGATATATCTGTTTCCAGAAAATTGTAGAAGAGATTTAGATATCAAGAGACCAAATAACAATTCAAATGTGGAGCCCGAGAGTGTCTGTTGTTTATTATCACGGTGTTAGACAAAATGTTATTATTGAACTATAATTAGTCGATATATAAAACATGACTAAAATTAATCATAATTAAACCACGGTAACCATAAACTCAAACCACCGGAACAATTTATAACTTTTATCCAATATTATATGTAGAAATATGTCTGAACGCTGGTGTGCCTGGTATGTGGCAGCGTCGGGTCAAATATATATGGAAACCAGTCAGACTCGAAGAAAGAAGGAAAAACGAAAGTC
This genomic interval carries:
- the LOC101300052 gene encoding putative F-box/LRR-repeat protein At5g41840-like, yielding MAIGTLGSPHTPDLHNLPDLVLDKILSFLPTKAAVQVSFPSKQWQGVVTSFPTLDFNEHDDFERHLGAYFLQERQHRRFINFLEGYLDFRNKYGQKEPLDKLSLHMRLYWHPDDNNIIAKWLRYACQIGLKELDICPGASVTEHLVKSEWPPEFPLYKYFYRLPLIAIASAKSLTSLKLGCVNVPELHRVGVVQPPLFPSLTILSLKAVRVDTDQALNSVLRECPSIAYLSLTYCSIGNSKCYVCCSSLKYLEVKFCGVDDIRVDQAFNLESFSFVSERDSRCENMILNSAFNLKFINVSVDYMGEFSLLGCHRALEASIQSKRIHRFEFFDGYLSAKLSFKDQSHDETIIIDEATILVGELWDQERLSSDSTYVPRLVSFIKSFSRCKEVSPYNKKVQALTIFKNYRKMTSLPPLPVTSALLVRIPNPPVVGSRDFIELEDSLRWIAPSAKLLIMPVDVEEDRKKVDQRARSTWRP